From a region of the Hemibagrus wyckioides isolate EC202008001 linkage group LG06, SWU_Hwy_1.0, whole genome shotgun sequence genome:
- the LOC131353759 gene encoding spermine oxidase-like translates to MSKDAKIVVIGAGFAGLAAAATLIKAGFQNVKILEAKERVGGRVCTTKPFTQNIIELGANWIHGQKGNDLYKLAKKHNLLAEKALRDSSESSQDYFFKEGGKHLPDELADGVTSLFEKLTSKAFDTVLARRYRDLTLGDYLDVSFAESALAKAKDGSRIFEWCKRNECTDEAVSSLYEVSASQESEYITLDGEFLNSLGPRGYQAILDLLLNDLPSGTILNNTAVKNIKWDMDEEEDHAVQVICENDHIFDADHVIVTVSLGVLKQHARTMFEPALPKSKLDAIDKLGFGTVDKIFLCFNERFWPEDCAGIQLTWDEGPEDKSVYSSHEQGDTWKETWFKKISGFDAVARHPKVLCGWITGREALHMETLPDSEVGDTCVRLLRSFTGWHVPDVSKVLITKWGHDSNVYGSYTFIPKGVNGTSKQKALATPLPPQAKASDITPLQVLFAGEATHENFYTTTHGAYMSGIREAQRLIKHYSH, encoded by the exons ATGTCCAAAGATGCCAAGATCGTGGTGATTGGTGCAGGATTTGCAGGTTTGGCTGCAGCAGCCACTTTGATCAAGGCTGGATTTCAGAATGTCAAGATCCTCGAAGCTAAAGAGCGGGTTGGAGGAAGAGTTTGCACTACTAAACCATTTACACAGAACATTATTGAACTTGGTGCAAACTGGATCCATGGACAGAAGGGAAATGACCTTTACAAACTagcaaaaaaacataatctaCTAGCTGAAAAAGCTTTGCGAGACAGTTCTGAGAGTTCTCAAGACTACTTTTTTAAAGAGGGTGGAAAACACTTGCCAGATGAACTTGCTGATGGGGTCACCTCTCTGTTTGAAAAGCTCACCTCCAAGGCATTTGACACAGTGTTGGCACGCAGGTATCGTGACCTTACTTTGGGAGATTACCTTGATGTGTCCTTTGCTGAATCAGCTTTAGCTAAGGCTAAAGATGGATCAAGAATTTTTGAATGgtgtaaaagaaatgaatgcACAGATGAGGCTGTATCTTCTCTGTATGAAGTGTCTGCATCTCAGGAAAGTGAATACATCACACTGGATGGGGAATTTCTTAATAGCCTAGGTCCGAGGGGTTATCAAGCAATTTTAGATCTTCTTCTGAATGATCTACCTTCAGGAACTATTCTGAACAACACAGCAGTGAAAAACATCAAGTGGGACATGGACGAAGAAGAGGACCATGCTGTCCAAGTGATCTGTGAAAATGATCACATCTTTGATGCTGATCATGTGATTGTGACTGTATCTCTGGGGGTTTTAAAACAACACGCCAGAACCATGTTTGAACCTGCCTTACCAAAATCAAAGCTTGATGCTATTGACAAGCTTGGCTTTGGCACCGTGGACAAAATCTTCCTGTGTTTCAATGAAAGATTTTGGCCAGAAGACTGTGCAGGAATCCAACTTACATGGGACGAGGGACCTGAAGATAAGTCAGTCTATAGCAGTCACGAACAAGGAGATACCTGGAAAGAGACATGGTTTAAAAAGATTTCTGGCTTTGACGCTGTTGCCCGTCACCCTAAAGTACTCTGCGGCTGGATCACAGGCAGAGAGGCTCTTCATATGGAAACATTGCCGGACAGTGAGGTTGGAGACACCTGTGTGAG ATTGCTCAGGTCCTTCACTGGCTGGCATGTTCCTGATGTGTCCAAAGTTCTGATCACAAAGTGGGGTCATGACTCCAATGTCTACGGCTCTTATACATTCATTCCCAAAGGAGTGAACGGCACGTCAAAGCAGAAAGCACTAGCAAcacctcttcctcctcaggCAAAAGCCTCAGACATTACG ccTCTGCAGGTGCTGTTTGCAGGTGAAGCCACTCATGAGAACTTCTACACCACCACCCATGGAGCCTACATGTCAGGGATCAGAGAAGCACAGAGACTCATTAAGCATTACTCTCATTAA
- the LOC131353946 gene encoding spermine oxidase-like codes for MSEETKIVVVGAGFSGLAAAATLIKAGFQNVKILEAKERVGGRVCTTKPFTENIIELGANWIHGQKGNDLYKLAKEHDLLAEKALKDSSESSQDYFFKEGGKHLPDELADGVTSLFEKLTSKAFDRELPESYQDLTLGDYLDVSFAESSLADEEDGSRIFEWCKRNECTDEAVSSLYEVSASQESEYIARGGEFFNSLGPRGYQAILDLLLNDLPSGTILNNTAVKSIQWDKDEEEDHAVQVICENDQIFEADHVIVTVSLGVLKEHARTMFEPALPKSKLDAIDKLGFGTVDKIFLCFSERFWPEDCAGIQLTWDEGPEDKAVYSSEDEEDAWKETWFKKISGFDAVARHPKVLCGWITGREALHMETLEDSEVGDTCVRLLRSFTGWSVPDVSQVLITNWGHDPHVQGSYTFVPHHVNGVKESEALAAPLPSCSQESKPLQVLFAGEATHVNFYTTTHGAYLSGLREAERLINHYSD; via the exons ATGTCTGAAGAAACCAAAATTGTGGTGGTTGGTGCAGGATTTTCAGGTTTGGCTGCAGCAGCCACTTTGATCAAGGCTGGATTTCAGAATGTCAAGATCCTTGAAGCTAAAGAGCGGGTTGGAGGAAGAGTTTGCACTACTAAACCATTTACAGAAAACATTATTGAACTTGGTGCAAACTGGATCCATGGACAGAAGGGAAATGACCTTTACAAACTAGCAAAAGAACATGATCTACTAGCTGAAAAAGCTTTGAAAGACAGTTCTGAGAGTTCTCAAGACTACTTTTTTAAAGAGGGTGGAAAACACTTGCCAGATGAACTTGCTGATGGGGTCACCTCTCTGTTTGAAAAGCTCACCTCCAAGGCATTCGACAGAGAGTTGCCGGAAAGTTACCAAGACCTTACTTTGGGAGATTACCTTGATGTGTCCTTTGCTGAATCATCTTTAGCTGATGAAGAAGATGGATCAAGAATTTTTGAATGgtgtaaaagaaatgaatgcACAGATGAGGCTGTATCTTCTCTGTATGAAGTGTCTGCATCTCAGGAAAGTGAATATATCGCACGGGGTGGGGAGTTTTTTAATAGCCTAGGTCCGAGGGGTTATCAAGCAATTTTAGATCTTCTTCTGAATGATCTACCTTCAGGAACTATTCTGAACAACACAGCAGTGAAAAGCATCCAGTGGGACAAGGACGAAGAAGAGGACCATGCTGTCCAAGTGATCTGTGAAAATGATCAAATCTTTGAAGCTGATCATGTGATTGTGACTGTATCTCTGGGGGTTTTAAAAGAACACGCCAGAACCATGTTTGAACCTGCCTTACCAAAATCAAAGCTTGATGCTATTGACAAGCTTGGCTTTGGCACCGTGGACAAAATCTTCCTGTGTTTCAGTGAAAGATTTTGGCCAGAAGACTGTGCAGGAATCCAACTTACATGGGATGAGGGACCTGAAGATAAGGCAGTTTATAGCAGTGAAGACGAAGAGGATGCCTGGAAGGAGACATGGTTTAAAAAGATTTCTGGCTTTGACGCTGTTGCCCGTCACCCTAAAGTACTCTGCGGCTGGATCACAGGCAGAGAGGCTCTTCATATGGAGACACTGGAGGACAGTGAGGTTGGAGACACCTGTGTAAG aTTGCTCAGGTCCTTCACTGGCTGGTCTGTGCCTGATGTGTCCCAAGTTCTGATCACAAATTGGGGTCATGACCCACATGTACAAGGCTCCTATACATTTGTTCCTCACCACGTGAATGGGGTGAAAGAGTCTGAGGCACTGGCAGCACCTCTTCCTTCTTGCAGTCAAGAAAGCAAG ccTCTGCAGGTGCTGTTTGCAGGTGAAGCCACTCATGTGAACTTCTACACCACCACCCATGGAGCCTATCTGTCCGGGCTCAGAGAAGCAGAAAGACTCATTAACCATTACTCTGATTAA
- the LOC131354711 gene encoding spermine oxidase-like: MNTVSRDAKIAVVGAGFAGLAAAATLIKAGFQNVKILEAKERVGGRVCTTKPFTENIIELGANWIHGQDGNPLYQLAKEQDLLVETIAVSKIMCLPHSVTPRDYFFMEGGKQLSTDRVDPVCSLFSKLTSKAFESELEDKHRALSLGDYLDVSFAESPLATSEDGTKIFEWCKRSECTDEAASSLYEVSASQIGYYIALEGGFFNSLGPGGYQAILDIVLKALPSGTILNNTAVKIIQWDLKASSQGDKDEEEDHAVQVICENDHIFDADHVIVTVSLGVLKQHARTMFEPALPKSKLDAIERLGFGTVDKIFLCFSERFWPEDCAGIQLVWDEGPEDKAVYSSEDEEDAWKKTWFKKICGFDTVAHHPTVLCGWITGREALHMETLEDSEVGDTCVRLLRSFTGWSVPDVSQVLISRWGHDPHVQGSYTFVPQWVNGVKEHEALAAPLPSCSQVSKSKPLQVLFAGEATHVNFYTTTHGAYLSGLREAERLINHYSD; this comes from the exons ATGAATACTGTATCCAGAGACGCCAAGATTGCGGTGGTTGGTGCAGGATTTGCAGGCTTGGCTGCAGCAGCCACTTTGATCAAGGCTGGATTTCAGAATGTCAAGATCCTCGAAGCTAAAGAGCGTGTTGGAGGAAGAGTTTGCACTACTAAACCATTTACAGAGAACATTATTGAACTTGGAGCTAACTGGATCCATGGACAGGATGGGAATCCCCTCTACCAGTTAGCCAAAGAGCAAGACTTGCTGGTTGAGACCATAGCAGTAAGCAAGATCATGTGCTTGCCCCACTCTGTTACTCCACGTGATTACTTTTTCATGGAAGGTGGGAAACAGCTTTCAACTGATCGTGTTGATCCGGTATGTTCCCTGTTCAGTAAACTCACCTCAAAAGCCTttgagtcagagctggaggataAACATAGAGCCCTAAGTTTGGGAGATTATCTTGATGTGTCCTTTGCTGAATCACCTTTAGCTACCTCAGAAGATGGAACAAAGATTTTTGAATGGTGTAAAAGAAGTGAATGCACAGATGAGGCTGCTTCCTCTCTATATGAAGTGTCTGCATCTCAAATTGGTTATTACATTGCTCTTGAGGGAGGTTTTTTTAACTCCCTCGGACCTGGGGGTTATCAGGCAATTTTGGACATTGTTCTGAAAGCCCTGCCTTCAGGAACTATTCTGAACAATACAGCAGTAAAAATCATCCAGTGGGACTTGAAAGCAAGCTCCCAGGGTGACAAGGACGAAGAAGAGGACCATGCTGTCCAAGTCATCTGTGAAAACGATCACATCTTTGATGCTGATCATGTGATTGTGACTGTATCTCTGGGGGTTTTAAAACAACACGCCAGAACCATGTTTGAACCTGCCTTACCAAAATCAAAGCTTGATGCTATTGAGAGGCTTGGCTTTGGCACCGTGGACAAAATCTTCCTGTGTTTCAGTGAAAGATTTTGGCCAGAAGACTGTGCAGGAATCCAACTTGTATGGGATGAGGGACCTGAAGATAAGGCAGTCTATAGCAGTGAAGACGAAGAGGATGCCTGGAAAAAAACATGGTTTAAAAAGATCTGCGGTTTTGACACTGTTGCCCATCACCCTACAGTACTCTGCGGCTGGATCACAGGCAGAGAGGCTCTTCATATGGAAACACTGGAGGACAGTGAGGTTGGAGACACCTGTGTAag atTGCTCAGATCCTTCACTGGCTGGTCTGTGCCTGATGTGTCCCAAGTTCTGATCTCCAGGTGGGGTCATGACCCACATGTACAAGGCTCCTATACCTTTGTTCCTCAGTGGGTGAATGGGGTGAAAGAGCATGAGGCACTGGCAGCACCTCTTCCTTCTTGCAGTCAAGTTTCAAAAAGCAAG CCTCTGCAGGTGCTGTTTGCAGGTGAAGCCACTCATGTGAACTTCTACACCACCACCCATGGAGCCTATCTGTCCGGGCTCAGAGAAGCAGAAAGACTCATTAACCATTACTCTGATTAA
- the ybey gene encoding endoribonuclease YbeY, giving the protein MVVLLRNLQNVVPIRRARLRKDVEMLKRILGVQRFDMGIVCVDNRKIQHINNIYRRKNMPTDVLSFPFYEDLRPGKLPCALHRDEYNLGDIFLGVEYVMQQCQKRSWDFYGTLTVVTAHGICHLLGYRHETEEEWDEMFQKENYILSEFNRLTGSHLEPLTKRCTGDG; this is encoded by the exons atGGTTGTACTTCTGAGAAATCTGCAAAACGTTGTTCCGATTCGTCGTGCCAGGCTGCGAAAAGATGTGGAGATGCTGAAACGCATTTTGGGCGTTCAGAGGTTTGACATGGGCATCGTGTGTGTGGACAACCGCAAAATCCAACACATCAACAACATCTACAGGAGAAAGAACATGCCTACAGATGTGCTTTCATTCCCTTTTTATGAG GACCTGAGACCAGGGAAGCTCCCATGCGCCCTTCACAGAGATGAGTATAATCTAGGAGATATTTTCTTGGGAGTAGAATATGTAATGCAACAGTGTCAAAAAAGATCCTGGGATTTCTATGGAACCCTCACA GTAGTTACTGCACATGGAATCTGTCACTTGCTTGGGTACCGACATGAGactgaggaggagtgggatgag ATGTTTCAGAAAGAAAATTACATCCTGAGCGAGTTCAACAGACTAACCGGCAGTCATCTTGAGCCTTTAACAAAGAGATGCACAGGAGACGGGTGA